One segment of Eschrichtius robustus isolate mEscRob2 chromosome 3, mEscRob2.pri, whole genome shotgun sequence DNA contains the following:
- the TNFSF4 gene encoding tumor necrosis factor ligand superfamily member 4 gives MEGVQPLDEHVENAPGRRFLRNKLLLVSSLIQGLGLLLCLTYICLHFSAQVPSQYPPIQSIRVQFTKCENENGFIITSPNKDGTMKVQNNSIIINCDGFYLISLKGYFSQKLSLRLQYRKGREPLFSLSKVTSVDSVTVANLAFKDKVYLNVTTHSASCEDIQVNGGELILIHQNPGGFCVY, from the exons ATGGAAGGGGTCCAACCCCTGGATGAGCATGTTGAAAACGCACCAGGACGGAGATTCTTGAGGAACAAGCTATTGCTGGTGTCCTCCCTAATTCAGGGGCTGGGGCTGCTCCTGTGTCTCACCTACATCTGTCTGCACTTCTCTGCTCAG GTGCCATCTCAATACCCTCCAATCCAAAGTATCAGAGTACAGTTTACCA AGTGTGAAAATGAGAATGGTTTCATCATCACATCCCCAAACAAGGATGGAACCATGAAGGTGCAAAACAACTCAATCATCATCAACTGTGATGGGTTTTATCTCATCTCCCTGAAGGGCTACTTCTCTCAGAAGCTCAGCCTCAGGCTTCAGTACCGGAAGGGTCGGGAACCCCTCTTCTCCCTGAGCAAGGTCACATCTGTTGACTCTGTCACAGTGGCCAATCTGGCTTTCAAGGACAAAGTCTACCTGAATGTGACCACTCACAGTGCCTCCTGCGAAGACATTCAGGTGAATGGTGGGGAATTGATTCTCATTCATCAAAATCCTGGTGGATTCTGTGTCTACTGA